A genomic region of Tsukamurella pulmonis contains the following coding sequences:
- a CDS encoding LysR family transcriptional regulator, whose translation MQHSMAQRQHALAPGLTEFHAVMRTGSYAAAAAALKLTPTTVSRSIHRLEQRLHLRLFEAHGRGIAPTPAAVELALYAERALDGLALGLHRADLKASPAPLIRLGFIRTLGASFVPRSVAGFRRLHPDVQFVFELGVTDGLLDEVAGHRIDAALVSPPPRREGLVVTPLFDQALVLVAPPDSPFATRPEVSLAELSDEGFILARTGLGTRSATDELFRGVGFEPRIVLETEDMAMARAMAQQGLGLALVPGPAPGDPPFPHGHVRLTDPEAVRSVVAVTAADGADDSPAADFARFLAAP comes from the coding sequence ATGCAGCATTCGATGGCGCAGCGTCAGCACGCGCTCGCACCCGGGCTCACCGAGTTCCACGCCGTCATGCGCACCGGCAGTTACGCCGCCGCCGCGGCCGCACTGAAGCTCACCCCCACCACGGTGAGCCGCTCGATCCACCGCCTCGAACAGCGCCTGCACCTGCGCCTGTTCGAGGCGCACGGCCGCGGCATCGCCCCCACCCCCGCCGCCGTCGAGCTCGCCCTGTACGCCGAACGCGCGCTCGACGGCCTCGCCCTGGGCCTGCACCGCGCGGATCTCAAGGCCTCCCCGGCGCCGCTGATCCGCCTCGGCTTCATCCGCACCCTCGGGGCCTCGTTCGTCCCCCGGTCGGTGGCCGGGTTCCGCCGGCTGCACCCCGACGTCCAGTTCGTCTTCGAGCTGGGCGTGACCGATGGCCTGCTCGACGAGGTGGCCGGTCACCGCATCGACGCCGCCCTCGTCTCGCCGCCGCCGCGACGGGAGGGCCTGGTGGTGACGCCGCTGTTCGACCAGGCGCTAGTGCTGGTGGCGCCGCCGGACTCGCCCTTCGCGACGCGGCCCGAGGTCTCCCTCGCGGAGCTGTCGGACGAGGGCTTCATCCTGGCGCGGACGGGTCTGGGCACGCGCTCCGCGACCGACGAGCTGTTCCGGGGCGTCGGATTCGAACCGCGCATCGTCCTCGAGACCGAGGACATGGCCATGGCCCGCGCGATGGCGCAACAGGGGCTCGGGCTCGCCCTCGTCCCCGGGCCGGCACCGGGCGACCCCCCGTTCCCGCACGGGCACGTGCGGCTCACCGACCCCGAGGCCGTGCGCTCGGTGGTGGCGGTAACCGCCGCCGACGGTGCCGACGACTCGCCCGCCGCCGACTTCGCCCGCTTCCTCGCCGCGCCGTGA
- a CDS encoding sulfite exporter TauE/SafE family protein, with translation MTQVAAPASTGSAVAGPRIPGPRRSASIGFLGGISGGLLGGGTGVVTVPALDRHSTLSRHVIHGTSTLANVSAALVGSIVYALRGGHVDFVPGVGLMIGGIVGAYVGARWVSKVPEVVLRSLFVLVLVLSSTKFLLQGFGIEVGSSSGLFDGAPLIVAVATVTGLLVGAYSAAMGLGGGLLVVPVMAVMFGADLHTAAGTSLLVMLPNAIVGAATHIRHGSADLQVGKPLALAALPGSLVGVSLALALPERGLAVVLGSFMAFLAVREVLRWRRTVLAERAERTV, from the coding sequence ATGACTCAGGTAGCAGCCCCGGCGTCGACCGGATCGGCCGTGGCCGGCCCTCGGATCCCGGGCCCGCGACGGTCCGCGTCGATCGGCTTCCTGGGCGGGATCTCCGGCGGTCTCCTCGGCGGCGGAACCGGCGTGGTCACGGTCCCGGCCCTGGATCGGCACTCGACGCTCTCGCGCCACGTCATCCACGGCACCTCGACGCTCGCCAACGTCTCCGCCGCCCTGGTCGGGTCGATCGTCTACGCGCTGCGCGGTGGGCACGTCGACTTCGTACCCGGTGTCGGCCTGATGATCGGCGGCATCGTGGGCGCCTACGTCGGCGCGCGCTGGGTCTCGAAGGTGCCCGAGGTGGTGCTCCGCTCGCTCTTCGTCCTGGTATTGGTGCTCTCGTCGACCAAGTTCCTCCTGCAGGGCTTCGGTATCGAGGTCGGGTCCTCTTCGGGCCTGTTCGACGGTGCGCCGCTGATCGTCGCGGTGGCGACGGTGACGGGGCTGCTCGTCGGCGCGTACTCGGCGGCCATGGGGCTCGGCGGCGGGTTGCTCGTCGTGCCGGTGATGGCCGTGATGTTCGGCGCCGATCTGCACACCGCGGCCGGAACGTCGCTCCTGGTCATGCTGCCCAATGCGATCGTCGGGGCGGCCACGCACATCCGGCACGGCAGTGCCGATCTGCAGGTGGGCAAGCCGCTGGCGCTGGCGGCCCTGCCGGGCTCGCTGGTCGGCGTGAGTCTCGCGCTCGCCCTCCCGGAGCGCGGGCTCGCGGTCGTGCTCGGCTCGTTCATGGCGTTCCTCGCGGTCCGCGAGGTGCTGCGCTGGCGCCGGACGGTGCTGGCCGAGCGCGCCGAGCGCACCGTCTGA
- a CDS encoding helix-turn-helix domain-containing protein, translating to MTGGEAEAAPLLLAQRLNSLYEREAKAGRPRTNNAIAEQLRERNPGLRVSGGYLSALRNGGRANPSIELLRALAAYFEVPVDHLTAPGTDDEAALAAELVMREAGIRALALRAEGLGEASLASIAAIIDNARKLEGLPVAGEQAQNPTD from the coding sequence ATGACAGGCGGGGAGGCGGAAGCGGCACCACTGCTGCTCGCCCAGCGCCTCAACTCGCTCTACGAGCGCGAGGCCAAGGCGGGGCGCCCGCGTACCAACAACGCGATCGCCGAGCAGTTGCGTGAACGCAACCCCGGGCTGCGGGTCTCCGGCGGCTACCTCTCCGCGCTCCGCAACGGTGGGCGCGCCAACCCCTCGATCGAACTGCTCCGCGCGCTCGCCGCGTACTTCGAGGTCCCCGTCGACCATCTGACCGCGCCGGGCACCGACGACGAGGCCGCGCTCGCGGCGGAACTGGTCATGCGCGAGGCCGGCATCCGGGCCCTGGCGCTGCGCGCCGAAGGGCTCGGCGAGGCCAGTCTGGCCAGCATCGCCGCGATCATCGACAACGCCCGGAAGCTCGAGGGCCTGCCGGTGGCGGGTGAGCAGGCGCAGAACCCGACCGACTGA
- a CDS encoding alpha/beta fold hydrolase — MTDVPPTPPDVALPLSRDRDIHDRKVLAMNENSVVDTRTETYRRPDGARISYRFTPAAAHTGDQTPVFLLHGTFQSAQVWHSVGVVEALRGDRPLIEVDMLGHGASDKPVDPQQYLIETMARDLLGIADQLGIDRFHTVGFSLGARTSLRLPFLAPDRLESMVCIGGSHRPQPSMADRVFFPGARAALDSGSMDTFMDRWDTQRERPLSASARERLRTNEPGALAAFFDSQELDAGREIDDYAAVFTPALFIAGEHDTERLADSWLLAGTMPAARFTVLAGAGHAASIREAGPEIVRHFAALELSSAA; from the coding sequence ATGACAGACGTTCCGCCGACGCCGCCGGACGTTGCACTCCCGCTCTCCCGCGACAGGGACATCCACGACCGCAAGGTGCTCGCCATGAACGAGAATTCCGTAGTCGATACCCGTACCGAGACCTACCGGCGTCCCGACGGCGCCCGTATCTCCTACCGCTTCACGCCGGCGGCCGCGCACACCGGCGACCAGACCCCCGTCTTCCTGCTGCACGGGACGTTCCAGTCGGCGCAGGTCTGGCACTCCGTCGGAGTCGTCGAGGCGCTGCGCGGCGATCGCCCGCTCATCGAGGTCGACATGCTCGGCCACGGCGCCAGCGACAAGCCCGTCGACCCGCAGCAGTACCTGATCGAGACGATGGCCCGCGACCTGCTCGGCATCGCCGATCAGCTGGGCATCGACCGGTTCCACACGGTTGGCTTCTCACTCGGTGCCCGCACCTCGTTGCGCCTGCCCTTCCTCGCACCGGATCGCCTGGAATCGATGGTGTGCATTGGCGGTTCGCACCGCCCGCAGCCCTCGATGGCGGACCGGGTGTTCTTCCCGGGCGCCCGGGCCGCGCTCGACAGCGGGTCGATGGACACCTTCATGGACCGCTGGGACACCCAGCGCGAACGCCCCCTCAGCGCATCGGCCCGCGAGCGACTGCGCACCAACGAGCCGGGAGCCCTGGCTGCGTTCTTCGACTCCCAGGAGCTCGACGCCGGACGCGAGATCGACGACTACGCAGCGGTGTTCACGCCCGCTCTCTTCATCGCGGGCGAGCACGACACCGAGCGCCTGGCGGATTCCTGGCTGCTCGCCGGGACGATGCCGGCCGCTCGCTTCACCGTTCTCGCCGGAGCGGGCCACGCGGCCTCGATCCGCGAGGCCGGCCCCGAGATCGTGCGGCACTTCGCCGCTCTGGAGCTCAGCTCCGCTGCGTGA
- a CDS encoding MAB_1171c family putative transporter: MPPPPTVVVLNDVLFSGAAIACAVVALLIAATSLTPGRAARVRRWLAVSFTLKGLGFASAAPWIVRRVNAVFEDSASLLITYAISPLWCAAMILVARAWRHGSVTRPFGYGIGGAAVASTLAMIVLWWHTPRTDLVGSVSAKFAETATGTALILTYAGTLTFGLLVLLGACRFHTDRLGERATPAVRTAVTIISVGVVLDLIFAANQAAKALSSARGTPIVVLEYLTAATAIVAATLLGLGFAYPEARHRWSDARRSARARRTCRALTPLWTDLNSSRGAAPTPWLSTAHPEIRVYRMMVDIHDGLIHLAPLLPGSDERSHPQSSADFAREIRGAVLQMHKSDTSLEGELGFGEIARRPDLPFDQQISWVSSVSQEYRSLTDRK; encoded by the coding sequence GTGCCGCCCCCGCCCACCGTCGTCGTCCTGAACGACGTCCTGTTCTCCGGGGCGGCGATAGCGTGCGCCGTCGTCGCCCTTCTGATCGCGGCCACCAGCCTCACTCCGGGACGCGCAGCGCGCGTGCGTCGCTGGCTTGCGGTCTCGTTCACACTCAAGGGCCTGGGCTTCGCCAGCGCAGCGCCCTGGATCGTGCGCCGGGTGAACGCGGTGTTCGAGGACTCGGCGTCCCTCCTGATCACCTACGCCATCTCTCCGCTCTGGTGCGCGGCGATGATCCTCGTCGCCCGCGCCTGGCGGCACGGCTCCGTCACCCGGCCGTTCGGCTACGGCATCGGCGGGGCCGCGGTCGCCAGCACGCTCGCGATGATCGTCCTCTGGTGGCACACACCGCGCACGGACCTCGTCGGATCCGTCAGCGCGAAGTTCGCCGAGACCGCGACGGGGACGGCGCTCATCCTCACCTACGCGGGCACGCTGACGTTCGGACTCCTCGTGCTGCTCGGCGCCTGCCGGTTCCACACGGACCGCCTCGGCGAGAGAGCGACGCCGGCCGTGCGCACCGCGGTCACGATCATCTCGGTGGGCGTCGTCCTCGATCTGATCTTCGCCGCCAACCAGGCCGCGAAGGCGCTCTCCAGCGCGCGGGGGACACCGATCGTCGTGCTCGAGTACCTCACCGCCGCAACGGCGATCGTGGCGGCGACACTCCTGGGCCTCGGGTTCGCCTACCCGGAGGCGCGGCACCGGTGGAGCGACGCCAGGCGGTCGGCCCGGGCGCGGCGCACCTGCCGGGCGCTCACACCGCTGTGGACCGACCTGAACTCCAGCCGCGGCGCCGCGCCCACGCCGTGGCTCAGCACGGCGCACCCCGAGATCCGCGTCTACCGCATGATGGTGGACATCCACGACGGGCTGATCCACCTGGCCCCGCTCCTGCCCGGGTCCGACGAGCGATCACACCCGCAGTCGAGTGCGGACTTCGCTCGGGAGATCCGCGGCGCGGTGTTACAAATGCATAAATCAGACACTTCACTCGAGGGTGAGCTCGGTTTCGGCGAGATCGCCCGCCGCCCCGATCTCCCCTTCGACCAGCAGATCTCCTGGGTGAGCTCGGTGTCGCAGGAGTACCGATCGTTAACAGACCGTAAATAA
- a CDS encoding ImmA/IrrE family metallo-endopeptidase, with product MQWTVIDLADAMRLARGLGDSWSSASELVAIVAERRERPIDVTATDLTGTGITGTVLAGRDRDTIVHATGLPPFFAEHVIFHELGHLVCGHLDGAAAEPQGRMRFRSAHSDPAQEHEAELLATAFAQVRSERDRRRGHLADDGGFIATLAPHMLSR from the coding sequence ATGCAGTGGACCGTGATCGACCTCGCCGACGCGATGAGGCTCGCGCGCGGCCTGGGCGACTCCTGGTCGAGTGCATCCGAGCTGGTGGCGATCGTCGCCGAGCGGCGTGAACGACCGATCGACGTGACGGCCACCGACCTCACCGGCACCGGGATCACCGGCACGGTGCTCGCCGGGCGCGACCGGGACACCATCGTCCACGCGACCGGCCTGCCGCCGTTCTTCGCCGAACACGTGATCTTCCACGAGCTGGGGCACCTGGTCTGCGGGCACCTCGACGGAGCAGCGGCCGAACCACAGGGCCGGATGCGGTTCCGCAGCGCCCACTCCGATCCGGCGCAGGAGCACGAGGCGGAACTACTCGCGACGGCGTTCGCGCAGGTCCGTTCGGAACGGGATCGCCGGCGCGGCCACCTCGCCGACGACGGCGGATTCATCGCCACCCTGGCCCCTCACATGCTGTCGCGATGA
- a CDS encoding SRPBCC family protein, producing the protein MFEIESDPSIVELDRYVPEAPATVWRALTEPASVEQWLVRSVGLRPEIGTTFILEIPSDPPGEVSCEVIDAVPAVRFAHSYTDLRAPRPARWVVDWKLVPEGRGTRIVFTMSGFDVDDRQQKFARNAAERGYRNTLIPKLAAAAAAIAD; encoded by the coding sequence GTGTTCGAGATCGAGTCGGACCCGTCGATCGTGGAGCTCGACAGGTACGTGCCGGAGGCGCCCGCGACGGTGTGGCGCGCGCTCACCGAGCCGGCGTCCGTCGAGCAGTGGCTCGTGCGGTCGGTCGGGCTGCGACCGGAGATCGGCACCACCTTCATCCTCGAGATCCCGTCGGATCCGCCGGGGGAGGTCTCGTGCGAGGTGATCGACGCGGTGCCCGCCGTGCGGTTCGCGCACAGCTACACGGATCTCCGGGCGCCTCGGCCGGCACGCTGGGTCGTCGACTGGAAACTGGTGCCGGAGGGGCGCGGGACCCGGATCGTCTTCACGATGTCGGGCTTCGACGTCGACGACCGGCAGCAGAAGTTCGCCCGCAACGCCGCGGAGCGTGGCTACCGCAACACGCTGATCCCCAAGCTCGCGGCCGCGGCGGCGGCGATCGCCGACTGA
- a CDS encoding DUF1330 domain-containing protein, which translates to MAKGYWVSVYRVIKDPEKVAAYDALAGAAVRAGGGRLLSRDGRVAPYEQGVAERTILIEFESFEQAVATRESAAYQEALAALGDAVERDFRVVEGLD; encoded by the coding sequence GTGGCCAAGGGGTATTGGGTCAGCGTCTACCGGGTCATCAAGGATCCGGAGAAGGTGGCCGCCTACGACGCGCTCGCCGGCGCAGCCGTCCGGGCCGGCGGCGGGCGACTCCTCTCCCGCGACGGTCGTGTCGCCCCGTACGAGCAGGGTGTCGCCGAGCGGACGATCCTGATCGAGTTCGAGAGTTTCGAGCAGGCCGTCGCCACCCGCGAGAGCGCGGCGTATCAAGAGGCGCTGGCAGCGCTGGGCGATGCCGTGGAGCGTGACTTCCGCGTCGTCGAAGGCCTCGACTGA
- a CDS encoding aminotransferase class I/II-fold pyridoxal phosphate-dependent enzyme — protein sequence MSTYVSLSQSELADVHAKLTELFETLKARGLKLDLTRGKPAPDQLDLSNALLALPGEGDYRAADGTDTRNYGGLAGLPELRAIFGELLGIPVANLYAQNNSSLEIMHRLITLAWIHGTVDGERPWGAEETVKFLCPAPGYDRHFAITAEFGIEMIVVPLNPDGPDMAVVKELVAKDPAIKGIWTVPKFANPTGAVYSEEVTRELVSMPTAAPDFRIFWDNAYAVHPLVGDAPSDPDVLGLAAAAGHPNRPYVLASTSKITFAGAGVSFFGASAENLGWYGKYTGLTSIGPDKVNQLRHVRFFGDAEGVRAHMRKHRDLIAPKFARVLEILEDRLGAAKVASWSEPTGGYFISLDVLDGTAARTVALAKEAGIALTAAGATFPHGTDPDDRNIRLAPTFPSIGELETAMDGVATCVLLASAEKLMSQPE from the coding sequence ATGTCCACCTACGTGTCCCTGAGTCAGTCCGAGCTCGCCGACGTCCACGCGAAGCTGACGGAACTGTTCGAGACGCTCAAGGCCCGGGGGCTGAAGCTGGACCTGACCCGCGGCAAGCCGGCGCCCGATCAGCTCGACCTGTCGAACGCGCTGCTCGCGTTGCCGGGTGAGGGCGACTACCGCGCCGCGGACGGCACCGACACCCGCAACTACGGCGGCCTCGCCGGTCTGCCCGAGCTGCGCGCGATCTTCGGCGAGCTGCTGGGCATCCCCGTCGCGAACCTGTACGCGCAGAACAACTCCAGCCTCGAGATCATGCACCGCCTGATCACCCTCGCGTGGATCCACGGCACCGTCGACGGCGAGCGGCCGTGGGGCGCCGAGGAGACGGTGAAGTTCCTCTGCCCGGCCCCCGGTTACGACCGGCACTTCGCCATCACCGCCGAGTTCGGCATCGAGATGATCGTCGTGCCGCTGAACCCGGACGGCCCCGACATGGCGGTGGTCAAGGAGCTCGTGGCGAAGGATCCCGCGATCAAGGGCATCTGGACCGTCCCGAAGTTCGCCAACCCCACCGGTGCGGTGTACTCCGAGGAGGTCACGCGCGAGCTGGTGTCGATGCCGACCGCCGCGCCCGACTTCCGGATCTTCTGGGACAACGCCTACGCCGTGCACCCCCTGGTGGGCGACGCACCGTCGGACCCCGACGTCCTGGGCCTGGCCGCCGCGGCCGGCCACCCGAACCGGCCGTACGTGCTGGCCAGCACCTCGAAGATCACCTTCGCGGGCGCCGGAGTGAGCTTCTTCGGCGCGTCCGCCGAGAATCTGGGCTGGTACGGCAAGTACACCGGGCTGACCTCGATCGGCCCCGACAAGGTGAACCAGCTGCGGCACGTCCGCTTCTTCGGCGACGCGGAGGGCGTGCGCGCCCACATGCGCAAGCACCGCGACCTGATCGCGCCCAAGTTCGCCCGCGTCCTCGAGATCCTCGAGGACCGGCTGGGCGCGGCCAAGGTCGCCTCCTGGAGCGAGCCCACGGGCGGCTACTTCATCAGCCTCGACGTGCTCGACGGGACGGCCGCGCGGACCGTCGCCCTGGCGAAGGAGGCGGGCATCGCCCTGACCGCCGCCGGCGCCACGTTCCCGCACGGCACCGACCCGGACGACCGCAACATCCGGCTCGCGCCGACGTTCCCGTCGATCGGCGAGCTTGAGACCGCAATGGACGGCGTGGCTACCTGTGTACTCTTGGCTTCTGCTGAAAAGCTGATGTCGCAGCCCGAGTAG
- a CDS encoding glycosyltransferase 87 family protein translates to MADENSRRFPRQWWVLALFAVAAAVAVWQQFVRIPFSTPMYGLFHNQIDAEVYRKGGEIVAHGGEGLYDGPLLNDILPFTYTPFAGVLFVPLSWMSTEVLRWVWTIAVMLALLACILIALRLVGFVRDWRVWFAAICLTLVATVLEPVRTTIWFGQINVFLMLLLLWDLGRPAGARFKGFSIGIAAGIKLTPLFFLAYLVVTRQWREARTAIATLAGTVVVGFLVIPQQSWQYWSGTFLDANRVGEPNQVGNQSINGLIAYLTHAEEPSTAVWLAVAVPAALAGLGIAAWAYRRDEVLLAVTVVGLTACAVSPFSWGHHWVWIVPLLVLLIGRALLTADPGRRVLALVAAAALVAATFIWVTYFPHLQPTGVDDVHDTYAIGIFLRPMDNPVLKALAGGVYVWIFVATLIGSAWYLRHTEDRPALADEAVPAGPGRSGRAA, encoded by the coding sequence GTGGCGGACGAGAACAGCCGGCGTTTCCCCCGGCAGTGGTGGGTATTGGCCCTCTTCGCGGTGGCCGCTGCCGTCGCCGTGTGGCAGCAGTTCGTCCGGATCCCGTTCTCGACACCGATGTACGGGCTCTTCCACAACCAGATCGACGCCGAGGTCTACCGCAAGGGCGGCGAGATCGTCGCGCACGGCGGCGAGGGCCTCTACGACGGTCCGCTGCTCAACGACATCCTGCCGTTCACCTACACGCCCTTCGCGGGCGTGCTGTTCGTGCCACTGAGCTGGATGTCCACCGAGGTCCTGCGCTGGGTGTGGACCATCGCCGTGATGCTCGCGCTGTTGGCGTGCATCCTCATCGCGCTGCGCCTGGTGGGCTTCGTCCGCGACTGGCGCGTGTGGTTCGCGGCGATCTGCCTGACGCTGGTCGCCACGGTCCTCGAGCCCGTGCGCACGACCATCTGGTTCGGCCAGATCAACGTCTTCCTCATGCTGCTCCTGTTGTGGGACCTCGGCCGGCCCGCGGGGGCGCGGTTCAAGGGGTTCAGCATCGGCATCGCCGCGGGCATCAAACTCACCCCGCTGTTCTTCCTCGCCTATCTCGTGGTCACGAGGCAGTGGCGTGAGGCCCGCACCGCGATCGCGACGCTGGCCGGCACCGTGGTGGTCGGCTTCCTGGTGATCCCGCAGCAGTCGTGGCAGTACTGGTCGGGCACCTTCCTCGACGCCAACCGGGTGGGCGAGCCGAACCAGGTCGGCAACCAGTCGATCAACGGCCTCATCGCGTACCTCACCCACGCGGAGGAGCCCTCGACCGCGGTCTGGCTGGCCGTCGCCGTGCCCGCAGCCCTCGCGGGCCTGGGGATCGCGGCCTGGGCGTACCGGCGCGACGAGGTGCTGCTCGCGGTCACCGTCGTCGGCCTGACCGCCTGTGCCGTCTCGCCCTTCTCCTGGGGGCACCACTGGGTGTGGATCGTGCCGCTGCTCGTGCTCCTCATCGGCCGCGCGCTGCTCACCGCCGATCCCGGTCGGCGCGTGCTCGCCCTCGTGGCCGCCGCCGCGCTGGTCGCGGCCACCTTCATCTGGGTCACCTATTTCCCGCACCTGCAGCCGACGGGCGTCGACGACGTGCACGACACGTACGCGATCGGGATCTTCCTGCGCCCGATGGACAACCCCGTGCTCAAGGCGCTCGCCGGCGGCGTCTACGTGTGGATCTTCGTCGCCACGCTGATCGGCTCCGCCTGGTACCTCCGCCACACGGAGGATCGACCCGCGCTCGCGGACGAGGCCGTCCCGGCCGGACCGGGCCGGTCCGGCCGTGCAGCCTGA
- a CDS encoding threonine/serine ThrE exporter family protein — MQPDRRTEDRRLLAYLGAAMIAGGQPVHEVEDELTGVATALGHPLAQIGATPTGLTLTLEPGAPATFESIAGPLRLEQSEVVAEVRRGLVARTLSVDDAFARLGTLRSLPHRYPQWVQDASWSVIAVGIAMLLQPGLPNIAAAAIGGVVVMLLVKAAGRVRLAATLLPTIAAFTVGTGVFAAAQAGWLDGPLRTLLAPLAVLLPGALMVTGMSELAAGAMVAGSSRLTFGTVQLLLFSLGVLSATSVLGVAPEMLVNERINQLGWWGPPVGLALICVGVCLNEGASMRLLPAIGLVVAAAFGAQLAGQALSGVVLGGFLGAIAGSLGASLVAAVRPQWSRLVVFLPAFWVLVPGSLGLLSVTSVGIDPEQGARTVVDVAAVICALALGLLFGSALAQAVTGRFERRSHPR, encoded by the coding sequence GTGCAGCCTGACCGGCGCACCGAGGACCGCCGGCTGCTGGCCTACCTCGGCGCCGCGATGATCGCCGGCGGGCAGCCCGTGCACGAGGTCGAGGACGAGCTCACCGGCGTCGCCACCGCCCTCGGTCACCCGCTCGCCCAGATCGGGGCCACGCCCACGGGCCTGACGCTGACGCTCGAGCCCGGCGCGCCCGCCACCTTCGAATCGATCGCGGGCCCGCTCCGGCTCGAGCAGTCGGAGGTGGTCGCGGAGGTGCGACGGGGTCTCGTCGCGCGCACGTTGTCGGTCGACGACGCCTTCGCCCGGCTCGGGACCCTGCGCTCGCTGCCGCACCGGTACCCGCAGTGGGTGCAGGACGCCTCGTGGTCGGTGATCGCCGTCGGCATAGCGATGCTGTTGCAGCCCGGCCTGCCCAACATCGCCGCCGCGGCGATCGGTGGCGTGGTGGTGATGCTGCTGGTCAAGGCCGCAGGACGGGTGCGGCTCGCGGCCACGCTGCTGCCCACGATCGCGGCCTTCACCGTGGGGACGGGGGTCTTCGCCGCCGCGCAGGCCGGTTGGCTCGACGGTCCGCTGCGCACCCTCCTCGCGCCGCTGGCGGTGCTGCTGCCGGGCGCGTTGATGGTCACCGGCATGTCGGAGCTCGCGGCCGGCGCGATGGTCGCGGGCAGCTCCCGGCTGACGTTCGGGACCGTGCAGCTGCTGTTGTTCTCGCTCGGCGTCCTCAGTGCGACGTCGGTGCTCGGCGTCGCCCCGGAGATGCTGGTCAACGAGCGGATCAATCAGCTCGGCTGGTGGGGGCCACCCGTCGGGCTGGCGCTGATCTGCGTGGGCGTGTGCCTCAACGAGGGCGCGTCGATGCGGTTGCTTCCGGCGATCGGCCTGGTGGTGGCCGCGGCCTTCGGCGCGCAGCTCGCGGGGCAGGCGCTCTCGGGCGTCGTGCTCGGCGGCTTCCTCGGCGCGATCGCGGGCAGCCTCGGTGCATCGCTGGTGGCGGCGGTGCGGCCGCAATGGTCGCGGTTGGTGGTCTTCCTCCCGGCGTTCTGGGTGCTCGTGCCCGGCAGTCTCGGCCTGTTGTCGGTGACGTCGGTGGGCATCGATCCGGAGCAGGGCGCGCGCACCGTCGTCGACGTGGCGGCGGTGATCTGCGCCCTCGCCCTCGGGCTGCTGTTCGGTTCCGCGCTTGCGCAGGCGGTGACGGGACGGTTCGAGCGTCGTTCGCATCCGCGATAG